A window of the Cryomorphaceae bacterium genome harbors these coding sequences:
- a CDS encoding DNA/RNA non-specific endonuclease: MLILLSACRQATRIAESAVVAPEDNIHLLLSSDCLEIGYHIPCKQPHWVRYTLRREMTEGLIRRKDNFRPDPRIAEGKSAQLTDYKQSGYDRGHLAPAGDMTHSQECMDESFWLSNISPQTAGCNRGVWKRLEEQVRKWTHSHDSILVYTGPILQNHESFSTIGSGEVCVPKSYYKALLFYTQNDFYALAFVIPNENSPEPLASFAMSVRQLETNSGLSFFSHLADTTQQRIEAVENHPKLWE, encoded by the coding sequence ATGTTGATTTTATTGTCGGCATGTCGACAAGCGACGCGTATTGCAGAATCGGCGGTTGTTGCTCCGGAGGATAACATTCATCTGCTGCTCAGTTCAGATTGCCTTGAAATTGGTTACCATATTCCTTGTAAACAGCCCCATTGGGTGCGTTACACCTTGCGGCGCGAAATGACCGAGGGCCTGATTAGACGAAAGGACAATTTTCGGCCTGACCCGCGCATCGCGGAAGGCAAATCTGCCCAACTAACTGACTACAAGCAAAGTGGTTATGACCGTGGACATCTGGCTCCGGCGGGTGATATGACCCACAGCCAGGAGTGCATGGACGAGTCGTTCTGGCTCTCGAATATCTCTCCGCAAACAGCAGGATGCAACCGCGGTGTTTGGAAACGCCTGGAAGAACAAGTAAGAAAATGGACGCACAGCCACGACTCGATTCTGGTGTACACCGGTCCGATTCTTCAAAACCATGAGAGCTTCTCAACCATTGGTTCGGGAGAGGTATGTGTGCCAAAATCGTACTACAAGGCGCTGCTATTTTACACCCAAAATGACTTTTATGCGCTTGCTTTTGTGATTCCGAATGAAAACTCACCGGAGCCATTGGCAAGTTTCGCCATGTCTGTGCGACAGTTGGAAACCAACAGCGGATTGTCTTTTTTCAGCCACCTCGCCGACACCACCCAGCAGCGCATCGAAGCGGTTGAAAACCATCCTAAGCTTTGGGAATAA